GATCATCGCGTCCAGGTCCTGGCGGCCGGCGGCTAGGGCGAGGCGGAGCACCCGGTCGCGCGTGACCTGGCTCAAGTGCATCACCATCCCCCAGTCCAGAAATACCAGGGCTCCGTCCGCCGCGACCAGGATGTTCCCGGGATGCGGGTCGGCGTGGAGGAATCCTTCGACCAGCATCATCTGCAGGTATACTTCGGTCAGCGCATCCATCAGCTTGCGGAAGCTGAGCTCCCCACTGGCAAAGCGGACGGTGAGCCGATCCACCTTGTCGCCCTCGACCCACTCCATGACCAGCACACGCCGGCGCGTGAACTCCTCGTAGACGCGTGGCGCACGCACGCGCGGGTCACCGGCGAAATGCCGCTGAAACAACGCCATGTTCGCCGCCTCCTGCCGGAAATCCATTTCCTCGCGCACCCGCACACTGAACTCGCGGATCACGTTGGTGAGGGCGCGCACATGGTGGTTGGGGAAGAGTATGTTCAGCAGGAATAGCACGCGGAACGAGATGTCCAGGTCGACCGCGACCAGCTCCTCGACAGCGGGACGAAGCA
The DNA window shown above is from Gemmatimonadota bacterium and carries:
- a CDS encoding AarF/ABC1/UbiB kinase family protein, whose amino-acid sequence is MRRWRRAFAIVRRLSPFVLAFLRDRRRWILFGARRVLPAARHERRAARLSAAIAALGPTFIKLAQVFSARADILPEPYLSAISSLQDRVPPDPPDAIEAVISRELGAPASAVFTGFEREPIAAASLGQVHAASLRGERVAVKVLRPAVEELVAVDLDISFRVLFLLNILFPNHHVRALTNVIREFSVRVREEMDFRQEAANMALFQRHFAGDPRVRAPRVYEEFTRRRVLVMEWVEGDKVDRLTVRFASGELSFRKLMDALTEVYLQMMLVEGFLHADPHPGNILVAADGALVFLDWGMVMHLSQVTRDRVLRLALAAGRQDLDAMI